The Pleuronectes platessa chromosome 22, fPlePla1.1, whole genome shotgun sequence region atgaaaggccgctaagataaaagaaaaattacTCTCAAATTGACTCGTGcgcaaatttaaaaaacaaacttaacaccGGTATTACCCTTTTGAAATCATGTGCTGTACATTCTCTGCCAGGTGCCATTGTGAGGACATGTTGAGCATCACTGAACGAAACAACCTTGCTCCGAACATTATGGAAATCAACAAACGGTTCCACCAGTGTGGCCACTCTGCTGTGTCAGAAGTCCCTCTTCAGCAGACGCAGTCCTGAAGTCAAAGCTTGGAGCGTCAAGATCAGGAGCAAATGTTCGCTGTCACATTGAGAGTTCAGTGTGAGGACACTGGGGAACGAGACGGTTCAGGTTGACAAGGTAGGTAGAGAATCCAGGCAGTGGCTGAGAATTCCATTCCACATGGGGGAAGAATAGGTCACTCTGCCGGCCACTGAGCACAATACCGAGGTGGAGGCTGCACATTTTGTTCAGTAAAAATATTGGAAAACTTGAGAGGCCGGTGCATCTGAAGGGAACCATAGAGGATGAAAAATGCAAAGGTCCATCACACTGTCCtttgtccattttttttttatgtagtcTACTGCATCATCCTAGATGCGCTAAGGGTTTCTAGGTCACTTTCTAAACGTGGAGAATTTGCCAAATCTGACGGGTTGGCACCTTGCTCTGACAAATACTGGGAGTCACAATTCCAGCAAAAAGTAAATGATAAAGTGTGCAGCTCTAAAGTAAAAGTAGGATTCCCTTCCAGTGACTTGCAGATGAGATTTCGCTGGAGGTGGATGAGGATTTGAGGTGGGGGGTGGTGGGACTCAATGGGACTCTCCGTTGACTGAGCTCCCCTCTCCCCTGGGTGAGGAGGAGCGAGAAAGCCCCTTCTCTGTGTTTTCCGAGCTGGAGCCGTTCTGGCTGTGGTGGTCCACCACTGATGACGCGGCGCTGGAGGACGTGGCTGAGGTGGGCGAGGGCTTGACCTTCTCCTTAAAGTCTGTAATGATGACCGTCAGGTCCCCAACCGTCACCTCCAGGTGCTGGGCGCTGCTCCTGTCGATGTTTTTCAATCTAGGCCTGATGGTGGAGAGAAGGATTTGAGTAAGAGATGGAAAAAGAAGCATCTATGAATTCTATAGTTCATGAATGCATCCCTATCATTAATATCAGATATTCCTGCTACCTGGTGTAAGTTTGTTTACCTCATCTTCTTGTGACTGTTCTTCTTAAGCGCCGGCTCCTTGTCGGTCTTCTCCTTCTCtaccttctccttcttttcctttttgggcTGCGAGGGCAACACAAACTGCTGCGTTACCTGCTGCTGTGAGACGAGCTGAGAGACGGGACGAGGCTTCCTGATCCAGGGGCAAGAGGAGGGAGgtaaagagagagacatggagaagggaagagaggggggagacaATGTGGCAGATTAATGAGAGGGAAAATCACAGTGAACACCTAGCTCCATCTAACGTACCACCATAATCAAGAGCCAATAATCACTGCCAGTGCTGGTTAGGAATAGAGCCGCTGAAGTGTTCTTAACACTGACAGCaagtggccacacacacacacccacactcccTCAGCGTGCATTCAGAATAAAACCCAGGATTCAGCCATCTGTGAGATATGCAGAATACCTGCACAGGCTTGTGTTGGCACCCACCCACAGGGATACACACTGACAAGATGAGATGCGTTTTGCTGAAAACAAAAGATGTGACGGGAATTTTAAGTGTGAAAAGGACACAGTGTTCAGAATGCACGTGCATGTATGGTTGTTCAGGAGGAAACTTAAAACTACGAAAATGCGATGCTGTCACGCAAAGGAGCTCAGCCATTACTGGAAGTACAATGCCACGTTTTCATTGAAGGTCACACCCGACGTGTTTTCACCCCTTTCTTtccaaatgtaaaacattaacatCTCCTACACTACAGATCTTGTCTCATAACTCCAGGGGTGGGTGTAGACAGTGCAGGGTTTCACATTAATTACTTAGAATGTGGCAGCCTGCCATAGTTTCATAATGgaaccatttttatttttttacacttttcatAATAAACATGACATATctaactttgtgttttgtgccGTCCTTTCATAGCAGAACTGTATGCTgagctctctctcgctctccatcGGCTGCACCAGTATAAaccctgtgtcagtgtgtcatcAGAACAGTCAGGTTTTTAAAGTCCTTGCAAGCAGCCTTCAtcatagctgtgtgtgtgtatgtgctagTGTGTTCTCGTGAGGGTTATGCGGTTCCCAGCAGGCGGGGAAACTGCAGTCTTACTTGTCACTCAGTCTCTGTATGTGGACACTCTAAGACCCCTGTGCAGCTACCGCCTCAGTTTGTCTCCTGCCAATTCTTCTCCATAAGCACCAGTCTTTACTGTCGCTAGAACCCCACAATCCCTCACCAGCTTCCAACTTCCTCCACAATCAGTTGTGTTAGGGGCTTTTGTCCAAGTATAATACTTTCTTGTCGGCTCTACAAAATTTAGAACATGGATCTGATATGAAATAATCACACAGTGTAACGTGCTTCGCCAAATGTTCCTCTTCAGTCACATTCTTATCCTCTGAGTATCAGTGGTCTAAAAATTGATGCATTATGCAATTGGTCTTGTAACAGTTTGCACGCATCAGGACTGAtcacatttctctgtgtttgtcgaGTGTTCTGAGTCCGTGAGTGTTGAAAATGCTCTGTTGAGAGTCTCCACATCTCGGCATCCACACGCAAATAGGCACTTATGCACATCACAGCCTGCAGATACTTCACCTAAAGCCACATGTATGTACAATTCGAAAGAAATGAAAGGCATGCAATTAACAGGCAACACAGTTAGACCCATGTCTGTACACATGAATgcatgcacgcaaacacacacgcagcagtGAGCAGATGAAGTATCGGGGCATGAtgagaagagcagaggagcacaGCGTGTCTGTTTTCTGAGCTCTGTCAAGCAGTTGTACTTGAAACAACAGCTGTTGGAACCAATTTCATATTTCACAAGCCAGTTTCTGTTTAATAAGATAACTAATATATTTAGCCAAATCCCCATATGCTGtgatatttgaaaataaacCTCCTGCTCAGAGAACATAAAAATATCTTCAGTCAGAATTTAAGCATTAAAACTCCCACAGTCCCGAAAAGGAAAACGGCTTCAGTGGAGTGTACTAACCTGTGTGTGAACCCTTTTGAAAACGTATTGAAATGACAAAAACGCTGCGAGGTGCTCCGTGAAAAGAAATGTCCTTTTTGCACTTGCCTAATGTCATTATAAGCAGCACAGCACAAGTACAGAGTGAACTAGTTGCAGAGATATGCGACACAGAAAGAAATCGAGCCTTTGAGGCTTTTAGTTCATTTTCTACGAGGACATGGTGAATATAAGCCGAGGCTGCCGTCTTGTTCTGTGGGCAAAGCTGTTGTTTAACAGTTCTGGGATGACCTAAATTGGGGCCCAGCTTCAAAGAgtcgtcttcttcttttttttcctccccttgACTTACTACTGCCCTCACAGAACATGCAGTGACGCTACTGAGGCTTGAGTGGAAATGCAAATGGGTCTCTTGGCCAACATAACTGTCTGATAGGGAGGAGATGTAGAGATCCTCTAATATGTCTGTCTTGTCAGCACAACGTTACAGAAGTGCTGAcaactctcttttttttttttataaaaaaaaaggcagaagcATCTCAAAGTCCTCTTGTTTCCAGCTCGAGCGATTCGCGGCTCTCTCCTTGACATCCGTTAACTCCTCCGGCAGCAACAAAGGCGGTGTCTGGTGCTCTTGAATTTACTGGAGCTTGCAAACAAAGCAGCGGCTGTCTCCTAACACAATCGAGCGTCCTGCACCCGGGACAAATGTTGGCAGCTTCCcgaaatgtaaaaagaaaacaagactaCTTCTCCCTCGTTCAAAACCatcttttttggtttgtttgtttgatgaatTCAGTGTGATTTAATGAATCACTGATGCCTATTAGCGCAGCAAATGAGCACAGTACAACGGCTTATAGGAACTGTTGGGGGAACACATCAGCCCTTTCCCCCAAAGATCTCTTCAATATAGCCGTCTGTCCAAGTTGACATATCTGTctgcgtcttctacgtgtatgatacctctttttctccctcaaatatttattttcttttggttttcagcttcctgtttttgtgtctcGGAAAAATTaacacgcccactcgctcgcGGTGAATGTTCCTGACATTTTTCCTGCTGTACACTCGGACGTTTTACTTGGTCGCTGCCAGGAAATGTTATGTAAAATGTCTGGCGTAACCAactcagatatttgtgttctcacatacagcccttcTAGCAAATTTCTGAAAAACGTTGGGActtcagtgaatgtctgaaagcagctttggtgTTTGCTTAATGTCTCATTAAAGGGAAAAAAGTAATCTGAGCTTAATAATGATCCTTTCTTTAGGACTCAAAGACTGTCTGTGCCCAAGAGCTATGAGGCTCTAGctataaaaatattttcaaattccTATTTTCCTCATGCATTACAATGAAATTGATTCTCACCAACAGAGCCAGCTCAATAAGCTGGAGGTGAAAGAGGAGACAACCTAATACCACGGTGAGGCAAAGCAGCCGCTCTAAACAGAGCTGCCTCTGTTAACCCAATCAAATGGTTATTATCTTAGCACTTAGGCCTCAGAGGCTATGTGTGCGCGTTTTTGTGAGTGTCTATTGATTGCAACAAGAATTTCTGTGCCTAATGTAACGGCCTATTCTTTCTGACATTAATACTGCGTGTTGGAACTGTTGTTCCAATCGATACATGCTCTACTCACGCTATTCCACGGCAGCTAATGGAGTCCTACATTAGGAAATTAGGACATTACGGAGAGGGATTAACCCCACAAACCCAACTGTATTTCCTTGAAGAGGGGAGGGTGAAGACAACAGTGGACATAAGTCACACTTGCTTTGGTTTAGGCTTTTAATTCAGAGAATGTGATCAGGAAAACAGTCTATCAAAGAGGATGATAAGGAGGATCCTAAGACCAAGCATAACTCTTGTTTTAAGATATGCGATGTTCAGGACCGGAATTTGTCTTTCAGATATTAATAATTCAGCGGGAGATTTTCCTGGTCAGACGTGTTCAAATCAAAAGGAACATATCCGAAACATGCAGGACGTGACGTGAAAAATTCTGTCGCGAGGAAAACATGCGTCTTTGTTGACAGCACATCGAGACCGGCATCTGTCCTCAAAAACAAAAGCTCTCAAAGTCCTCTTGTTCATCCTGAGAtaattgtgttctgttttgcatCCGTCATCAACGTGCCCACTCGGTCGCTGGGCATTGTCAGATggttgaatatttaaaaaaacttgaaaatgtCAAGAGCAACTGAGACAGACATTTATGTTCTCACATACGGCTCCTTGAAAAATATCTGTGTTTGAAATCCGCTAAAATTAAAAACCAAGGTTCAAGGAGAATCGTTACAGCCCTAGTAAAGATGAACTGGTCCTGTCACTTGCTGTCACTGATCCCTCAGCACATCGTGGGCCTGGGGGGGAACTCTGGCCGCCCCTCTTCTCAAATGTATcatccgcacacacccacacgtcaTCTATCATTATCGCTATCTCACTCGCCTCTGTCCTTCAacactcctctccctcctccacatgCACCCACTGACCTCACTTCTGGCCTGTGCTCGAGAACAGGggagaaataaatacagaataaataatTAACGTCCGTCATGAACCAACACTACAGGAAATTAACGCCTCTGGTTCGGATCCTGTCACAGTTGGAAAATGTTTCTACATGACCGATTCAGTGGGCGGTCACATTATGAGACGGTTATGTTTCTGCCACACTGGTCAAACAGGTCAACACCACTGCTTGTTGTGAATCAGCATTTGGAACagatggtgtgtctgtgtgtgagccaGGAATTTCCAAATATACAAATGTGGTAATAACAGACTTTATAATACAGATGACTTTGCAAACTCCTGGTTTATTAGATTTAATCCGATTGCCAAAGAACATCTGCCGACGGTTTTATTGAGTTTTACTACATGTCTGGTTGAACAGTAATAATAAACCTGCACACATGTGCTGTAATGAATCCACATCAGAGGGTGAAATGTCTGTACAAGGACATAAAGGCCGACAGAAGAGGTACAAATCAagcatcttgttttagaagttGGAGCAGTATTTAGAGGAAACCTTGCATGTCTTTACAAGTATTTATATGGCACCCAAAGCCCTATTTAGGACAAGTCGCCTTCACCCATTCAGGCAGAAATGAACACAGCGTTTCTATACACAGGACTTTTACTATCATCCACCATTCACACAATGTCAGCCGCCGTCGGGGGCAATttggggctcagtatcttgcccaaggacacttgggaATGTAGagaggaggagccagggatcaaaccactgacctcTGACTTCAAGGGGGCCCTTGTTTGGGTGGGTGGACTTATCGGGTCTATCTATCGGACAACATTGCCTGTTTTATAATATTGTATGTTGTACTGTTCTTTGCTCATACAATATTGATGTATTATACCTGGCCCTGGTCATATTATTGTACTGTATATTATATAGTATCTCTTTGAGATGGTGATACTGTAAAAAGCACAAGGTAAATAAAGGGAATGCGTTAATTTGTTCATTCATTAAGCGCGTCTGTGTTGTTTATGTTGAAATTCAAATATTCTGCTGATATCTGTCCAACACTGAAGATGACAATCTCCTGTCTACTCGGCAGAATACAACCTCTCATCTCAgcatgctcacaaacacacacatattcatatagAGTGTGTGGGGTCGGGACAGGTACAGAAAGATGTGAACGCTTCTCAATCATCATGCTCACACTGTTTTATGGCTGAGGCAGTCAAATATACAAAATGAATCGCATAAAGAAGCCAGCTGGACTTGAAATGAAGAGTTGGCTGATTAGTCGGCACTTACAGAAAGCTCTGGTGTCATTCAAAAGGCTGCAGCACAGGACTGCAGATGTTAGGACGGCTCGCTAACATTTGTCGAGTACAGTGGGTGATGAGCAAACAGCCCACACGACAGCTGATGGACTCGTGTGCTTGCACAGATAtcttttgtgaggaccattttgagccttTGAcgtacagagtgaggacattttggacgGTCCTTTTCTGACCCACTTATAATTGACTGTTTGAGGATTAGGACATGGTTTTAGGTTGgaattaggtttaggtaaaATAGGGTAAGGGTGAGGCATTTAGctttgatggttaaggttaggtttatgAGCTAAGGAATGCATAATGCCAAAGAGTGTCTTCACTAAGATaaatgtacaaatgtgtgtgtgtgtgcgtgtgtgctgctATAGACAAATCCCTCAGTTCCGGCATAATGATTGTAAGATCATTGCGAAACAGCTTATTTTATGCCCTGTTGAACACCCTCGGTTCAGGTggaggagtgtgagtgtgtgtcacgtTTTCTATCAGCAGGTTGTAGGCTGCTCCTGGGAGCTCCTCCAACCCAATGATTAATGTCTCTCCCTGCCTGTACTTGCTATCACCGggcacgtgtgtgtgagtgagagagagacagatggctCTCCACGTCCTGTGGTTTATGACACCATCTACAGCCTGCTCGCCACACTCTACCAcattctcctcacacacacacacatccacacagagcAGTATGTCATGAATCAGTGTCACCATAGTAATTACAGGCTTATCGTGTAGCCATAATCTTGAGCCACAGTGACGTGATAACAGCCAGCTTCATTGTCCCCGGTGTACGCTCGGTTTTGTAGCCTGTGCGAGCGCCAGCACCAGTAAACCCACACCACTGGGCCCACTGTGTGACTTATAGAGGATGTCATAATTCAGATGGGCTTATAAAACACTGATTGGTTTGGTTTACATGCATTATACCTGTTTATAGATGCAATCTGTGTTGTTATTTCACTTCCTCTATTTAATTGGTTGCCGTTATAATGGCAGTTTATCTCCGCTGCAGACTTGATGTGGCTCATAAAAGCGTTGCTACACACTCTCTTTCCccacacttcctgtctgtcatcACGGACTCTATGAGGTGGGAGTCAAATGTGTTGATATCTGCCAGcgatgtgtttctctgtggggAAATTAACACAGCAGCCAAATAGGGAGCTGTTAAGGTGGAATGCGGTAAATACGCTTTTTCCCTTAAAAAGGCTGTTGAGTGGAGGAGGGCAAACCTAACcgagaagctgttttcagacatgaacagaAAATTGGGTATTTTCCTGACTTTGTCTTTCAAATGTGAaggacgcagcaggagattgtccacgtcagacatgttcacaacaaagaGGGAACTGGGGAGATCATGCATGAGGCAGGACAGGACATGACATGAATTCTACtgtctttgtttacagcacattgacactgccctcagcccttatcaccaaaaggtCTCAAATGTCTTTGTCTTTACTGGTGATATCTTCCTTTGTGTCTTCTATATGATATATTTGTAAACTTTAGGTTTTGGGAtgtgtgttagaaatgtcatcagcaCGCCCACTCAGACATGTTACTAAGGGGCTAGATTCAGGAAAATTTGAATGCAACTGACATTTGTATTCTCACTCACACATCACCATAAAACAGATTTTGCATGATAATTTGCATAATCCAAATCTTAAAGCAAGGGACAAGATTTTGGCGCCAAAAGCTTTCCGTTTCCGACTTTGACCACATTTGACTGCCTGCAGATAATCATTCCGTGTTGAGAGTAAAAGAGATGTTGACGAAAAAGGCATAGTCTATTCAATCTTTGCATTCAGATTCAGATAGATGGTAATTGAGATCAGCCAAAATGttgtctggacctaaaacatCTACTAAAAGTCAATAGTCGATTCCTTTCTCATATACAGCCCCTCAGAAGactttcaggaaaatgtcgGAGAAACGGCCTTATAATATGACAGAGATGTAAAGATGGAATTACTGATTTTACATCTTCATTCAAGTTCCTGTTGTTTTAGTACAAACATGAACACAGGCAGTTTCATAATATTGAAATACAGAGAACTTGCACTTCAAACTATGAAtttcaatgaaaaatgtatctCCAGGCAGCATTTAATCTATGCACAATTGAGCATACAGCATTATATGGTGTATTACTATTCCACAGAAGAAGCACTTATTTTCCCCAATGCAGCTAAtctgagagaaaagaaaaagagataaTTAATCTTATACTTTTTGCAAATCAAATTGATTCTAACCCAACTTTGAGAatcagctctctctgcctcagctCCCGGTTTCCATTTCCCATGAATCTAGACGACTCCAGCGGGCTGATGATTATCTCTTGTTTATGATGGATATCTGCTGAAACCAATCACTGGCTGGCTGCATGAGAAAAAGGCTTTGAAGCGGCAACAGTTTTATTGTTGGTATCTGCATCGGAACATTGTGATTCCTCTGCTGTGCtccctttttttggggggggggtttgtgatCACATTTCTTTTCAGTTCTCGTTTATATGCTGCTGGTAACGCTTTTATGTTGATCTGAAATTATTTGACAAGGGACAGAGAACTGCTGTAAAGCTAGACTGGTAATCATCTGATCTTTTCAATGTTGTTTCAGATGAAAATGCCCAATATTTGCTTAAGATTGCAagttttctttgctttgaggACTgttaaagagacaaaacaagacatttgactTTTCCTGGATTTGGGGAGACTGTAACACCTTTCAGCAGATGAATTTATGATAAACTAGCACTTAACAGACGAAAGCAaaactccaccaaggcccaacagttcccttaaattgAATCAAGCTGCCCCTCCAAACCTACTTTCACACATGCATATCATTTCCCTATATGTGTCCAATTTTGCCACAGAAATTGATGAGAATGTTTAAACATTCTCTGTCTCACAATGGAAAAGAAAGTGGATAAAAGATAAGTTTCTGGATcttccccctgatctggatccgcaccaacatttaatgagtTCCTCCCTGACCCAAACCGCATCCTTACACCAGGTTTTGTGGTTATTATCAAGTAGTTTTGTGTAATCGTGCTTGCAATCAAACAAATGGaccggggtgaaaacataacctccttggctgtGGAAAAAACTATTTGGAGCCTTACCATGTTGGTATTGGCTATTAAGTACTTCCCTTAATGCATGGCCCTGCTGCTGTTCTTCCtcagttttattctttgatatTAATGTTTCAATAAAACATCCTGGATAATTCAGACTGTCATGTTGAAAGCTGCATTATTTAGGAGTAAGAGAACAAACTGGATCTGCGCCAAATGCACAGTAACAGGTCAATTTTGAGTGTGTGGCACTGCACATGAACTGTGAGGGTGAGCTTGTGCGGAggatgataaaacaacatctaaGCAGCC contains the following coding sequences:
- the yaf2 gene encoding YY1-associated factor 2, which gives rise to MGDKRSPTRPKRQPKPSDEGFWDCSVCTYKNTAEAFKCMMCDVRKGTSTRKPRPVSQLVSQQQVTQQFVLPSQPKKEKKEKVEKEKTDKEPALKKNSHKKMRPRLKNIDRSSAQHLEVTVGDLTVIITDFKEKVKPSPTSATSSSAASSVVDHHSQNGSSSENTEKGLSRSSSPRGEGSSVNGESH